CGCCTATCTTTCCGCGCTGAGCACGACCCTGTTCGCCGCCTGGCAGGCCGGACGCATCGACCCTGCCGAGGCGCTGCGCTACGAGTGAGCCGATCTATCACTCGGCGGCAGCGATTGCAGGCGTCCGACAACGCACGGCGACTTCAAGCGTGAAATCGCCTCCTAGCGCCTGCACATAGCGGCGCAGCGTCTTCAGCGTGTAGGAGTTGTAGCCACGCTTTTCGACCCGCGCGACCTGTGCCTGCGATACGCCGAGCCGCTGCGCCAATTCCGCCTGGGTCAGACCAGCCGCCTGCCGCGCCTCGACGAGTTGCAGCCAGAGCTGTTTGCTGGCCGCCTCTGCCGCATACGCTTCCCGAAAGGCGGGATCGGCCATCTGCCGGACCCAGTACTCGTGAAAGCGCCGCGCGCCATCCGACACGATTTCAGGTTGAGTGGCCATTGCGTTCTCTCCGTGACTCCTGCCGAAGCAACCAGTCCTCGTACCGCCGCCTCGCCGTATCAAGTTCACGCGCCGGCGTCTTTTGCGTCTTCTTCTGGAAGCCGTGCAGCAACACGATCCGGCGGCCGGTGAAGAAGCAGTAGATCACCCGGTAGATATTGGTCCGACTCTCCTCACGCAGTTCCCAGAGGTGCTCCTCCAGATGGCGGACGAGCGGGAAGTGTGCGCTCACATTTCTCACGCGCAGTTGCTCCAGCGACCAAAGGAAGCGGGCACGCGTCTTGAGGTCGAGCGAATCGAGGAATTCTTCGACCGGGCTACTGCCGCGAGCGTCAAGGTAGAACTCGAGCACCCACTCATCATCGCTCACAATACGTATTTTCGTATAATAGTGCACGCGGCGTCAACCGCCAGAACAGGCAACCGGCGCGCCGGCGCTGAGCACGACCCTGTTCGCCGCCTGGCAGGCGGGCCGCATCGACCCCGCCGAGGCGCTGCGCTACGAGGAATGAGTTCGGTCCCTCTGCTCGGCCTTTTAGAACAAAAGCTATTTAAAAGCACGGTTAGTATTGAATCGGGCGGCGCTGGGCGCTATGCTGATCGTGAAGCACGGCACGAGTGGGCGAAGGGTTGCGGGGCATGAAGGGCACGCGGGAGCAGGCGCTGGATCTGCTGCGGCAGCGCGGTGAACTGACCGTCGCCGAGCTCACCGCCCTGCTCGGCATCGCCCAGCCCGCCGTGCGCCGGCATCTCGACATTCTGAATGCCGAGGGGCTGGTCGAGTTCCGCAGCGTGCGCCAGCACACCGGCCGGCCCTACTTCGTCTATACGCTCACCGAGCGGGCGCGGGAGCAGGCCTCGACCGGCTACTCGCGCCTGGTCGAACGGCTGTTGGCGGAGTTGCGGGCGCTGGACGACGACTCCGGCGCCGCTGGCCGGCTGACCGAAACGCTGCTGGCGCGCATGTCGGAGCACCTGGCGGACGAGCACCGCGCCAGCATCTCCGGCGAGACGATTGAGGAACGCGCCGCCTCGCTGGTCGCCACCCTTGCGCGCGAGGGGATTCTGGACGACTTCGAGGTGCGCGAAGATGGTGTGCACCTGATCAATTCCTGCTGCCCCTACCGCCGCGCGGCGCTGGCTTCCGAAGAGGTCTGCCGCTCCGAGCAGCGAGCGATCAGCCTGCTGCTGGAGACGCCGGTGGAGCAGATCGGCCGCATTGTCGATGGCCGCACCTGCTGCGAGTATCTGGTCGGCGCCGTGCCGGTGCCGGTGGCATAGACAAGCGAGCCGGCCGCGCGGCGGCCACAATCCACGGAATAAGGACGGGAAGCGAGACTCGATGACCGAGAAGCAACCACTCCTGGAGATCAGCGACCTGCACATCGCAATCGATGACAAGGAGATCGTCAAGGGCGTCAGCCTGACGGTGAACGAGGGCGAGATCCACGCGCTGATGGGGCCGAACGGCTCGGGCAAGAGCACGCTCGCCAACACGGTGATGGGCCACCCGCGCTACACCGTCACCGGCGGCGAGATCCGCTTCCGCGGCCAGAGCGTGCTCGGCCTGCCGCCGGACGAGCGTGCGCGGCGCGGGCTCTTCCTGAGCTTCCAGTACCCGACGGCGATCCCCGGTGTGACCATGGTCAACTTCCTGCGCCGCGCCGTGAACGCGACGCGCGGTGAGGATATGCCGGTGCGCCAGTTCCGCACGCTGCTTCAAGAGAAGATGAAGCTGCTCAAAGTCGATGAAGATTTCGCTCGCCGCTACGTCAACGACGGCTTCTCCGGCGGCGAGAAGAAGAAGGCCGAGATCCTGCAGATGGGCGTGCTGCAGCCGAAGCTTGCGCTGCTGGACGAGACCGACTCCGGCCTCGACGTGGACGCGCTGCGCATCGTCGCCGAGGGCGTGAACGCCGTGGCCGGCCCCGAGATGGGCGTGCTGCTGATCACGCACTACCAGCGCATCTTGAACTACATCAAGCCGGACGTGGTGCATGTGCTCGCGGACGGGCGGCTGATCAAGTCCGGCGGCGCCGACCTCGCGAAACAGATCGAAGAGCGCGGCTACGACTGGCTGATCAACGTGGCAGCGCCCGCCTGATCGAATACTCTGCACGAACGATACTCTGGCGTCCCGGCTCGGCCGGCAGCACGCGGAGGGAATGCAACGATGACCACCACGACGATCGATCAGATCCAGGGCGAAGGCTATAAGTACGGCTTCCACGACGAGGAGAAGCCGGTCTTCAAGTCCGAACGCGGGCTCACGCCCGAGCTTGTCGAGCGCATCTCGAAGATGAAGGGCGAGCCGGAGTGGATGACGCAGTTCCGGCTGAAGGCGCTGGCGAACTTCCGCTCCCACCCGAATCCGGGCTGGGCGAACGGCCAGCTCGATAACGTCGACTACGAGAACATCTTCTACTACGTGAAGGCGTCGGACGAAGGCTCCCGCTCCTGGGAGGACGTACCCGAGTACGTCAAGCGCACCTTCGACCGGCTCGGCATTCCCGAGGCGGAGAAGAAGTTTTTGGCCGGCGTCGGCGCCCAGTACGACTCTGAGGTCGTCTATCACAACATCCGCGAAGACCTCGAAAAGCTCGGCGTGATCTTCGTCGGCACCGACCAAGGGCTCAAAGAGTACCCGGAGCTGTTCAAAGAGTACTTCGGCACGGTAGTGCCGCCGAACGACAACAAGCTCGCGGCGCTGAACAGCGCGGTGTGGAGCGGCGGCAGCTTCATCTACGTGCCCAAGGGCGTGCACGTCGATATCCCACTGCAGGCCTACTTCCGCATCAACACGGAGAACATGGGTCAGTTCGAGCGCACGCTGATCATCGCGGACGAGGGCAGCTGGGTGCATTATGTCGAGGGCTGCACCGCCCCGACCTACTCCAGCGACTCGCTGCACAGCGCCGTGGTCGAGATCATCGTCAAGAAGGGCGCACGCGTGCGCTACACGACGATCCAGAACTGGTCGAACAACGTCTACAACCTGGTGACGAAGCGCGCTGCGGCCTACCAGGACGCCGTGATGGAGTGGGTGGACGGCAATCTCGGCTCCAAGCTGACGATGAAGTACCCGAGCATCTACCTGATGGAGCCGGGCGCGCACGGCGAGATCCTCTCGCTCGCCTTCGCCGGCCACGGCCAGCACCAGGACGCCGGCGGCAAGGTGATCCACGCCGCGCCGCACACGACCTCGAACATCGTCTCCAAGTCAATCAGCAAGGGCGGCGGCCGCACCAGCTACCGTGGCCTGCTCAAGGTTCACGAGGGCTGCGACGACGTCTCGGCCAGCGTGCGCTGCGACGCGCTGATGATCGACGAGCAGTCGCGCTCGGACACCTATCCGACGATGGAGGTCGATGCCAAGCGCGTGACGATCGGTCACGAGGCCACCGTCGGCCGGCTGGGCACGGACGAGCTGTTCTACCTGCAAAGCCGCGGCATCCCGGAGGTCGAGGCGGCGAAGATGATCGTCAACGGCTTCGTCGAACCGATCGTTAAGGAGCTGCCGATGGAATACGCGGTCGAGCTGAACCGCCTGATCGAGCTGCAGATGGAAGGCTCGGTGGGGTAATCGGCGGCCCTCATCCCCCGGCCCCTTCTCCCAATCCTGGGAGAAGGGGAGGTCTCGGTACGGGGCTGCCGGGCTGAAGGCGCGGCTGGGGCCGCCACCTGTCGGGCGCATCACTATGCGCCCCTCGCGCCTGCAACACCGCCGGACTTACCCGATCCGCCCTCGCTCAAACACCCCAGGAGCGCCCCTCGCCCAGGATTGGGAGCGGGGATGGGGGTGGGGGCCGAGCGCACCGCAAGCCATAACCAGGAACGGAACGATGACCACAGTTACCGACGCGGAGCTGCACTTCGCGCCCGGCTTTACCCGCGAGGCTGTCGAAACGCTCTCCCGCGCGAAGGGCGAGCCGGACTGGATGCGCGAGAAGCGGCTCGCGGCCTTCGCCGCCTACGAGGCGACACCGTTGCCGACGCGTGACCAGCGCCCCTGGAAGTACACCGACATTTCGCGATTCAGGCTCGACGCTTTCGCGCCGCACGCGCGGCCGCCGCAGGGCGTAGCTGCCTCCTCGCAGCTCAGCGTGCCAGGACAGGACGCCGCGGCCGGCGTGCTGCAGCAGTTCGACTCGCACGCGCACGGCGGTGACCTGTTCGAAGCGGCGCAGCGCCAGGGCGTCGTCTTCACCAGCATCGACCGCGCGGTCAAGGAGCACCCGGATCTCCTGCAGATGTACTTCATGACCGAGTGCGTGCCCGCGCAGCGGGACAAGTTCACGGCGCTGCACGGCGCCTTCTGGAGCGGCGGCGTCTTCGTCTACGTGCCGAAAGACGTCGAGGTGCAGCTGCCGCTCTACAGCCTGCTCTGGGCCGAGAGCGACGCGATCGCCGTCTTCCCGCACGCGTTGATCGTGGCCGAGCCGAACAGCCAGGTCACGCTGGTCGAGGAGTACGGCTCGGCCGAGGTGCAGCAGGGGATTCTCAGCGCCGGCGTCACCGAGATCATCGCGCACGAGGGGGCGCGGGTGCGCTACGTCAACCTGCAGCGCTGGGGCGCCACGGCCACGCACTTCGGCACGCAGCGGGCGTTGCTCGACCGCGCCGCCAGCCTCAACTTCGCCACGATCGGCCTCGGCGGCCGGCTGGCGAAAGCGACGGGCGAATCGGTGATGCGCGGCGAAGGCGCCAGCAGCGAGCTGCTTGGCCTCTTTTTCGGCCGCCGCGGCCAGCAGTTCGATTACGTCACCTTGCAAGATCACCAGGCGCCGCACACCAGCAGCGATCTGCTGTTCAAGTCCGCGCTGACGGATCGCGCACGCTCGATCTATTACGGCCTCGTGCGTGTGGGGCCGCGGGCAGCGGCTTCTCAGGCCAACCAGGTGAACCGCAACCTTCTGCTCAGCGATCGGGCAAAGGCCGACTCGGACCCCGTGTTGGAGATCCTCACCTCCGAGGTCACGCGCTGCACACACGGCGCCAGCGTCGGTCCCGTTGATGAGGAAGAGCTGTTCTATCTGCAGTCGCGCGGCATCGAGCGCACCGAAGCGGAAAAATTGCTCGTCTCGGGCTTCTTCAACCAGGTGATCGGCCGCGTGCCCGATGAGTCGGTGCAGCAGCGCCTGCGCGACGCGGTGGACGAGCGCGTGCTGCTGCTGGCGTAGCGAGGTTCGGACGATGGCCTTCGAGCGCGTCGCAGGGCTGGACGAGGTACCGGCGGGTAAGGTCCACGTGGTGGAGATCGACGGCATGCCGATCGCGCTGTGCAACGTGGACGGCGCGATCTACGCGATCGACGACGTCTGCACGCACGACGAAGGCCCCCTGGACCAGGGCGAATTGGACGGCGTTCAGATCGAATGCCCGCGCCACGGCGCCCGCTTCGACGTGCGCACCGGCAAGGCGCTGAGGTTACCGGCGGTGGTGCCCGTTCACACGTACACGGTCGAACTCCGCGACGGAGCGATCTTGGTGGATCCGGATTCATAGCCGAGGCCGTCGCTGGTCGCGGCGGAGAAGCATCATGCTCGACAGCGAGCGCATCCGCGCCGACTTTCCCATCCTCGCACGGCAGGTGCACGGCCACCCGCTGGTCTATCTCGACAACGCGGCCACCACGCAGAAGCCTCGTCAGGTCATTCAGTCGTTGGTCGAGTTTTACGAGCAGCACAACGCCAATGTGCATCGCGGCGTGCATACGCTCTCGCAAGACGCGACCGAGCGTTATGAAGCCGCACGCGCCCATGCAGCCCGTTTCCTCGGCGCCGGCCACGACGACGAGATCGTCTTCACACGGGGCACCACCGAGTCGATCAACCTGGTCGCGCAGACGTGGGCGCATGACAACCTCGACCCAGGCGATGAGATCGTGCTCACCACGGCCGAACACCACAGCAACCTGCTGCCCTGGCAGGTGGTGGCGCAGCGACGCCGCGCCGCGCTGCGCTTCATCGAGCTTGATGCCGAGGGCCGGATCGACTTCGACTCGGCGACGAGGGTGATCGGCCCGCGCACGCGGCTCGTTGCCGTGGCGCAGATGTCGAACGTGCTGGGCACGATCGTGCCGGTGCGGGAGTTGGCGGCGCTCGCGCATGCCCGGGGAGCCTTGATCCTGGTCGACGGCGCCCAGAGCGCCCCGCACCTGCCGGTGAACGTGCAGGACCTCGATTGCGATTTCTTCGCCTGCTCCGCCCACAAGATGCTTGGGCCGACCGGCGTGGGAGTGCTCTATGCCCGGCGGGCAATCCTCAAGCAGATGCGGCCGTACCAGACCGGCGGATCGATGATCGCGCGGGTCGCGCTGGAAAAGTCCACCTACGCGCCGCCGCCGGCACGCTTCGAGGCCGGCACACCGAACTTCGCGGACGTCGCGGCGTTCGACGCGGCGCTTGACTATCTGGATGCAGTCGGGATGGAGGCGGTACGCGAGCACGAGCAGTCGCTCGCCCGTTACGCGCTCGAGCGGCTGGGGGCGGCGCCCGGGGTAACGCTGTTCGGCCCGCGCAACGCCGGCGAGCGTGGCGCGGTGTTCGGCTTCAACTACC
The sequence above is drawn from the Dehalococcoidia bacterium genome and encodes:
- the sufC gene encoding Fe-S cluster assembly ATPase SufC; the protein is MTEKQPLLEISDLHIAIDDKEIVKGVSLTVNEGEIHALMGPNGSGKSTLANTVMGHPRYTVTGGEIRFRGQSVLGLPPDERARRGLFLSFQYPTAIPGVTMVNFLRRAVNATRGEDMPVRQFRTLLQEKMKLLKVDEDFARRYVNDGFSGGEKKKAEILQMGVLQPKLALLDETDSGLDVDALRIVAEGVNAVAGPEMGVLLITHYQRILNYIKPDVVHVLADGRLIKSGGADLAKQIEERGYDWLINVAAPA
- the sufD gene encoding Fe-S cluster assembly protein SufD, with the protein product MTTVTDAELHFAPGFTREAVETLSRAKGEPDWMREKRLAAFAAYEATPLPTRDQRPWKYTDISRFRLDAFAPHARPPQGVAASSQLSVPGQDAAAGVLQQFDSHAHGGDLFEAAQRQGVVFTSIDRAVKEHPDLLQMYFMTECVPAQRDKFTALHGAFWSGGVFVYVPKDVEVQLPLYSLLWAESDAIAVFPHALIVAEPNSQVTLVEEYGSAEVQQGILSAGVTEIIAHEGARVRYVNLQRWGATATHFGTQRALLDRAASLNFATIGLGGRLAKATGESVMRGEGASSELLGLFFGRRGQQFDYVTLQDHQAPHTSSDLLFKSALTDRARSIYYGLVRVGPRAAASQANQVNRNLLLSDRAKADSDPVLEILTSEVTRCTHGASVGPVDEEELFYLQSRGIERTEAEKLLVSGFFNQVIGRVPDESVQQRLRDAVDERVLLLA
- a CDS encoding helix-turn-helix transcriptional regulator — translated: MATQPEIVSDGARRFHEYWVRQMADPAFREAYAAEAASKQLWLQLVEARQAAGLTQAELAQRLGVSQAQVARVEKRGYNSYTLKTLRRYVQALGGDFTLEVAVRCRTPAIAAAE
- a CDS encoding ArsR family transcriptional regulator → MKGTREQALDLLRQRGELTVAELTALLGIAQPAVRRHLDILNAEGLVEFRSVRQHTGRPYFVYTLTERAREQASTGYSRLVERLLAELRALDDDSGAAGRLTETLLARMSEHLADEHRASISGETIEERAASLVATLAREGILDDFEVREDGVHLINSCCPYRRAALASEEVCRSEQRAISLLLETPVEQIGRIVDGRTCCEYLVGAVPVPVA
- a CDS encoding type II toxin-antitoxin system RelE/ParE family toxin, which codes for MLEFYLDARGSSPVEEFLDSLDLKTRARFLWSLEQLRVRNVSAHFPLVRHLEEHLWELREESRTNIYRVIYCFFTGRRIVLLHGFQKKTQKTPARELDTARRRYEDWLLRQESRRERNGHST
- a CDS encoding non-heme iron oxygenase ferredoxin subunit — translated: MAFERVAGLDEVPAGKVHVVEIDGMPIALCNVDGAIYAIDDVCTHDEGPLDQGELDGVQIECPRHGARFDVRTGKALRLPAVVPVHTYTVELRDGAILVDPDS
- a CDS encoding cysteine desulfurase, whose translation is MLDSERIRADFPILARQVHGHPLVYLDNAATTQKPRQVIQSLVEFYEQHNANVHRGVHTLSQDATERYEAARAHAARFLGAGHDDEIVFTRGTTESINLVAQTWAHDNLDPGDEIVLTTAEHHSNLLPWQVVAQRRRAALRFIELDAEGRIDFDSATRVIGPRTRLVAVAQMSNVLGTIVPVRELAALAHARGALILVDGAQSAPHLPVNVQDLDCDFFACSAHKMLGPTGVGVLYARRAILKQMRPYQTGGSMIARVALEKSTYAPPPARFEAGTPNFADVAAFDAALDYLDAVGMEAVREHEQSLARYALERLGAAPGVTLFGPRNAGERGAVFGFNYRDFHPHDVGMILDHQGIAVRAGHHCAQPLMQVLDVPAVLRASFYLYNTPAEVDALVDALAAVDVLLGSREPAA
- the sufB gene encoding Fe-S cluster assembly protein SufB yields the protein MTTTTIDQIQGEGYKYGFHDEEKPVFKSERGLTPELVERISKMKGEPEWMTQFRLKALANFRSHPNPGWANGQLDNVDYENIFYYVKASDEGSRSWEDVPEYVKRTFDRLGIPEAEKKFLAGVGAQYDSEVVYHNIREDLEKLGVIFVGTDQGLKEYPELFKEYFGTVVPPNDNKLAALNSAVWSGGSFIYVPKGVHVDIPLQAYFRINTENMGQFERTLIIADEGSWVHYVEGCTAPTYSSDSLHSAVVEIIVKKGARVRYTTIQNWSNNVYNLVTKRAAAYQDAVMEWVDGNLGSKLTMKYPSIYLMEPGAHGEILSLAFAGHGQHQDAGGKVIHAAPHTTSNIVSKSISKGGGRTSYRGLLKVHEGCDDVSASVRCDALMIDEQSRSDTYPTMEVDAKRVTIGHEATVGRLGTDELFYLQSRGIPEVEAAKMIVNGFVEPIVKELPMEYAVELNRLIELQMEGSVG